Proteins encoded by one window of Methanocalculus alkaliphilus:
- a CDS encoding ABC transporter ATP-binding protein, translated as MPLAVEDIEKIYMRGHFRKVPFHVLNGVSLEIREGETVGLMGDSGSGKSTLGRILAGLDRPTSGRILYEGSDIHRMGRAEFRSYRRSVQMVFQDPASALNPMKTIRRSLEDVARLAGVGSHGIEEAIREMLAVGGLDSEVLRRYPDQISGGQIQRIALARVLFHRPSYLILDEPTSALDVSVQAQILQLLRTIQKETGMGCLFISHDEAVVRFISDRVVRLADGEISSDEPPGI; from the coding sequence GTGCCACTTGCAGTAGAGGATATTGAGAAGATCTATATGCGTGGCCATTTCCGGAAGGTCCCGTTTCATGTGCTCAACGGCGTATCACTGGAGATCAGGGAGGGAGAGACTGTCGGGCTGATGGGAGACTCGGGGTCCGGAAAGAGCACGCTCGGAAGAATCCTCGCCGGGCTTGACAGGCCGACATCTGGGAGGATCCTCTATGAAGGGAGTGACATACACCGGATGGGGAGGGCAGAATTCCGATCCTATCGTCGATCCGTTCAGATGGTCTTTCAGGATCCGGCCAGTGCCTTAAACCCGATGAAGACGATCAGACGATCACTGGAGGATGTCGCGAGGCTTGCCGGGGTAGGGAGTCATGGGATTGAAGAGGCGATCAGGGAGATGCTCGCGGTCGGAGGTCTTGATTCCGAGGTGTTGCGACGGTATCCGGACCAGATTTCCGGAGGGCAGATCCAACGTATTGCCCTTGCACGGGTACTCTTTCACAGGCCATCCTACCTGATCCTGGATGAACCGACATCAGCACTCGATGTATCGGTGCAGGCACAGATCCTTCAGCTGCTCCGCACTATCCAGAAAGAGACAGGAATGGGGTGTCTCTTCATCTCCCATGATGAAGCGGTCGTCAGGTTCATATCAGACCGGGTTGTGAGATTGGCAGACGGAGAGATCTCTTCAGACGAACCGCCGGGCATCTGA
- a CDS encoding thiamine pyrophosphate-dependent enzyme: MMSQWRCSVCGYVYDEETGEPSTKTDPHTLFQLLPHDWRCPVCAAGKDAFSALPSEEPSGPAIRMIWRCGVCNYRYDEENGEPATGTLAGTRFAELDESWRCPVCGAARSAFLMVRRDAITHDQSERTVSDAIIEELLASGITLVFGLPGTSSLGLVDAIRRNERMRYIVVRHEAAAAMAASAYNKLTGEIAACLTIAGPGATNLATGLYDAKEDGASVLSINGQVAIQYTGEYGMQEIDQDAFFRPITVYNTTIADRKMTLLLLSRAIRYARLRHGVAQLSVPNDIQKQRLDPAICRREIVITEPGITPDDESLRRAAEAILAAEHPVILAGYGAYPDGDAIIAQAEKIDAPILTTFRSKGFIPEDHPRVIGVLGSLGSPQARTLVERADLIITYGVSFSKFTNVPTETPIIQVDTNQVRLGIGPRTIPLWGSCSQTIPLLTGLVTEKRRPGLTDEIARMKQEWIDQRTREADPDALPIRPPYIMKVLSEILPDDCVITLDVGENQWWFGRNFRMKQQRFCMSGYLGTMGFGFPAAIAAKCAYPDKKVVCITGDGGFSQAMADFVTAVKYDLPMVVIVINNRELGMIQVEQLMEHYENFGTDLKNPDFAAYAEACGGIGIRVREPQDLAPALEEALNQEKPVILDVISDARRFV; this comes from the coding sequence ATGATGTCACAATGGCGATGTTCAGTCTGCGGCTATGTCTATGATGAGGAGACGGGTGAGCCTTCAACCAAAACAGATCCACACACCCTCTTTCAGCTCCTCCCCCATGACTGGCGGTGCCCGGTCTGTGCGGCGGGAAAGGATGCATTCTCGGCACTCCCATCCGAAGAGCCTTCAGGCCCCGCCATCCGGATGATCTGGCGGTGCGGTGTCTGCAATTACCGGTATGATGAAGAGAATGGCGAGCCCGCAACCGGTACTTTGGCAGGAACACGGTTTGCCGAACTTGATGAGAGCTGGCGATGCCCGGTCTGTGGTGCGGCCCGATCTGCGTTCCTGATGGTCCGGAGGGATGCGATCACTCATGACCAGTCTGAGAGGACCGTCTCGGATGCCATTATTGAAGAGCTCCTTGCATCCGGGATTACCCTCGTCTTCGGCCTCCCCGGGACATCCTCCCTCGGGCTTGTCGATGCGATCCGGCGGAATGAGCGGATGCGGTATATTGTTGTCCGGCATGAGGCAGCAGCAGCAATGGCCGCATCTGCCTATAACAAGCTCACCGGGGAGATAGCCGCCTGCCTCACCATCGCGGGGCCGGGTGCAACCAACCTGGCTACCGGGCTCTATGATGCAAAAGAGGATGGAGCATCCGTCCTCTCCATCAACGGACAGGTTGCGATCCAGTATACCGGCGAGTATGGGATGCAGGAGATCGACCAGGACGCCTTCTTCCGGCCGATCACCGTCTACAATACGACCATCGCGGATCGAAAGATGACGCTCCTCCTCCTCTCCCGTGCCATCCGGTATGCACGGCTCCGGCATGGTGTCGCCCAACTCTCCGTCCCAAACGATATCCAGAAACAACGGCTTGACCCGGCGATCTGCCGCCGGGAGATCGTCATCACCGAGCCGGGGATCACCCCTGATGATGAATCGCTTCGCCGGGCCGCCGAGGCGATTCTGGCAGCAGAGCATCCGGTGATCCTGGCCGGGTATGGTGCATACCCAGATGGTGACGCAATCATTGCACAGGCTGAGAAGATCGATGCCCCGATCCTGACCACCTTCCGTTCCAAAGGCTTCATCCCCGAGGATCATCCCCGTGTGATTGGGGTCCTCGGCTCGCTCGGCTCTCCGCAGGCCCGCACCCTCGTTGAGCGGGCTGATCTCATCATCACCTACGGCGTCAGCTTCTCAAAGTTCACCAACGTCCCGACAGAGACCCCGATCATCCAGGTGGATACCAATCAGGTCCGCCTCGGGATCGGCCCACGGACGATACCGCTCTGGGGGAGCTGTTCACAGACAATACCCCTTCTCACCGGGTTGGTGACGGAGAAGCGGCGGCCGGGCCTTACCGATGAGATCGCCCGTATGAAGCAGGAGTGGATCGATCAGCGCACCCGTGAGGCAGATCCCGATGCTCTCCCCATCCGTCCCCCTTATATCATGAAGGTCCTCTCTGAGATCCTCCCTGACGACTGCGTCATCACCCTTGATGTCGGTGAGAACCAGTGGTGGTTTGGACGCAACTTCCGGATGAAGCAGCAGCGGTTCTGCATGAGCGGCTACCTCGGCACGATGGGATTTGGGTTCCCGGCTGCGATTGCGGCAAAATGTGCGTACCCTGATAAGAAGGTCGTCTGTATCACCGGCGATGGAGGCTTCTCGCAGGCGATGGCAGACTTCGTCACAGCAGTGAAGTACGACCTGCCGATGGTTGTGATCGTCATCAACAACCGGGAGCTCGGGATGATCCAGGTCGAGCAGCTGATGGAGCATTACGAAAACTTCGGAACCGACCTGAAGAACCCGGACTTTGCCGCCTATGCAGAGGCCTGCGGGGGGATCGGAATACGGGTTCGGGAACCACAGGACCTCGCCCCTGCTCTCGAAGAGGCACTGAACCAGGAAAAACCGGTGATCCTTGATGTCATCTCAGATGCCCGGCGGTTCGTCTGA
- a CDS encoding transposase: MNTQTFSHFLSHSPWDHRKLTDWIITLEWQTIERNGGLVIDECGYPKAGKHLVGVFTAYVKDEHRLLLNHRLHLPADWITDPVRCDAAGIPKIIRHSRPKPSLHMK; encoded by the coding sequence GTGAATACCCAGACATTCAGCCATTTCCTTTCCCACTCCCCTTGGGATCATCGAAAACTCACTGATTGGATCATAACCCTGGAATGGCAGACCATCGAAAGAAATGGGGGTTTGGTGATTGATGAATGCGGATATCCTAAGGCAGGAAAGCACTTGGTTGGTGTGTTTACGGCTTATGTCAAAGACGAACATCGATTGTTGCTGAACCATCGGCTGCATCTGCCGGCCGACTGGATCACCGATCCTGTTCGCTGTGATGCCGCAGGAATCCCAAAGATTATCAGGCATTCAAGACCAAAGCCGAGCTTGCATATGAAATGA
- a CDS encoding pro-sigmaK processing inhibitor BofA family protein: MYGSILGILIAVVIAVALYYLLKKAVYLVYNAIIGIVLLFLINLINLMGIFGRPDIPINLVTILISAIGGIIGVVIVILLHILGVSL; encoded by the coding sequence ATGTACGGCTCGATTTTAGGTATCCTGATTGCTGTGGTGATCGCAGTCGCCCTGTACTATCTTCTGAAGAAGGCGGTCTATCTCGTATATAACGCGATCATCGGTATCGTCCTCCTCTTCCTGATCAATCTGATCAACCTGATGGGTATCTTTGGAAGGCCGGATATCCCCATCAACCTTGTGACGATCCTGATCAGCGCAATCGGAGGGATCATCGGGGTTGTTATTGTTATACTTCTCCACATCCTCGGAGTATCACTCTGA
- a CDS encoding DUF2769 domain-containing protein, whose protein sequence is MQSLASISKDERAKLIDAQKALCICFECPSYTDCAKNSQEVFFCGIGQSFTCISLDKGCICPTCPVTANLGLKYKDYCLKGSEKSQRYDRTLRESTNI, encoded by the coding sequence ATGCAGAGCCTGGCTAGCATATCAAAAGATGAAAGAGCAAAACTCATCGATGCCCAAAAAGCTCTTTGCATATGCTTCGAGTGCCCATCCTATACGGATTGCGCAAAGAACTCACAAGAGGTTTTTTTCTGCGGGATTGGCCAGAGCTTTACCTGCATCAGCCTGGATAAGGGATGCATTTGTCCGACCTGCCCGGTAACGGCTAATCTCGGTCTTAAGTACAAAGATTATTGCCTTAAGGGTTCAGAAAAGTCACAGAGATACGATCGTACTCTCCGTGAGTCAACAAATATCTGA
- a CDS encoding ABC transporter ATP-binding protein: MSRILSIQNLSVSFVSGEETVRAVTDVSFDLFEDEVLTLVGETGCGKSIIAHAISGLLPPDAVVSGEIQYKEKDLQSIPEEERVLLRGCEIGIVLQNPSRALNPLYTIGHQIRETILRHTKKSKEESDGMVAGALRRMGFSHPDIEMKRYPFESSGGMNQRFVIASSTILSPDLLIADEPTTGLDRSRIQDVIIEFERIMKEEEIAIILITHDLAVARRLADRVGIMYAGEVVEMGDAESIFEEPFHPYTKGLFGSLPENGCVPIPGVSPPMSRPIPGCRFHPRCSKRMEICEREHPEPGMIGDRFVRCHLCHLQ, from the coding sequence ATGAGCAGGATCCTTTCTATCCAGAACCTCTCTGTTTCATTTGTTTCAGGTGAAGAGACGGTCAGGGCGGTAACAGACGTCTCATTCGATCTCTTTGAGGATGAGGTGCTGACACTTGTCGGGGAGACCGGGTGCGGCAAATCGATCATCGCTCATGCGATCTCCGGCCTCCTTCCACCTGATGCGGTTGTTTCTGGAGAAATCCAGTATAAAGAAAAGGATCTCCAGAGCATCCCTGAAGAGGAGCGTGTTCTCCTGCGGGGGTGCGAGATTGGGATTGTCCTGCAGAACCCGTCCCGGGCATTAAATCCTCTCTATACCATCGGCCATCAGATCAGGGAGACGATCCTCAGGCATACGAAGAAGAGTAAAGAGGAGAGTGATGGCATGGTGGCTGGAGCACTCCGCCGGATGGGTTTCTCTCATCCGGATATCGAGATGAAGAGGTACCCTTTTGAGTCATCCGGCGGGATGAACCAGAGGTTCGTCATCGCGTCCTCAACGATCCTCTCACCGGATCTTCTTATTGCAGACGAACCAACAACAGGGCTTGATAGGTCGCGTATTCAGGATGTTATCATCGAGTTTGAACGGATCATGAAGGAGGAGGAGATAGCGATCATCCTCATCACCCATGATCTTGCGGTTGCCCGAAGGCTTGCTGACCGGGTGGGGATTATGTATGCAGGAGAGGTGGTCGAGATGGGGGATGCGGAAAGCATCTTTGAAGAGCCATTTCATCCCTATACAAAAGGGCTCTTTGGAAGCCTGCCGGAGAACGGATGCGTCCCGATCCCGGGAGTCTCGCCACCAATGAGCCGGCCTATCCCCGGATGCCGGTTCCATCCACGGTGCAGTAAAAGAATGGAGATATGTGAGAGAGAACATCCTGAGCCGGGTATGATCGGCGATCGGTTTGTGAGGTGTCATCTGTGCCACTTGCAGTAG
- a CDS encoding ABC transporter permease — protein sequence MNRGGLIGAAILSIFLLMAAAPWVFAPYDPYTRFTPYAEPGPGHILGTNDMGHDILSELIYSARASLFVGFVAAILATLLGVIVGIIAGYYRGWIEDILMGITDIFLMVPKIPMIIIIAAFLGPGIWVLILVFGAFSWTAIARIVRSKVLQIRESGFVLSARCLGFSTGFIMAREIAPNLTYIVFPKFMLLAASAMITEASISFIGLGDPSMKSWGVMLSFAFTKGGLLNGMWWWYIPPGIAISLCVMAIALIGYSREKGADIGVRG from the coding sequence ATGAATCGGGGAGGCCTTATCGGAGCTGCCATTCTCTCGATCTTTTTGCTGATGGCAGCTGCCCCCTGGGTCTTTGCCCCCTATGACCCGTACACCCGGTTCACCCCGTATGCAGAACCGGGTCCCGGCCACATCCTTGGAACCAATGATATGGGGCATGATATCCTCTCTGAGCTTATATACAGTGCCCGTGCATCCCTCTTCGTCGGTTTTGTCGCTGCAATACTTGCCACCCTCCTTGGAGTCATCGTGGGTATCATTGCAGGGTACTATCGTGGGTGGATCGAGGATATCCTGATGGGGATAACCGACATCTTCCTGATGGTCCCAAAGATTCCGATGATCATCATCATCGCAGCGTTTCTCGGGCCAGGTATCTGGGTTCTTATTCTGGTCTTTGGTGCGTTTTCCTGGACAGCCATCGCACGTATCGTCAGATCAAAAGTCCTCCAGATCCGCGAGAGCGGATTTGTTCTCAGTGCACGCTGCCTTGGGTTCTCCACCGGATTCATCATGGCGAGAGAGATCGCTCCAAACCTTACGTATATCGTCTTTCCAAAGTTCATGCTCCTTGCTGCATCAGCAATGATCACCGAGGCCTCCATCTCCTTCATCGGCCTTGGCGATCCCTCGATGAAGAGCTGGGGTGTGATGCTCTCATTTGCATTCACGAAAGGGGGATTGCTGAATGGTATGTGGTGGTGGTATATCCCGCCGGGAATCGCCATCTCTCTCTGTGTCATGGCAATTGCCCTCATCGGATACTCCCGTGAGAAGGGGGCTGATATCGGGGTGAGGGGATGA